The DNA sequence CCCTCCACTCAACAGTACAACCGCTTTTCTTTTCCCGTCCATTCCATCCAGCCTCGCGCAACGCAATATCCAGCCGCGTTCACAAGTCTACTTTTTCTCGGAATCCAAAACGGACTCGATTGTCCAGATAATACACCCGTTCGGGGATAAAAGCATATAGGCGAACATTGAAACGCTGTTTGAAATCCTCTACCTTCAGAGGCGCACCCGAGCTGAAAAACTCGCTGGTAAACGGGAACTTCTTCAGATACGCGGCTAAAGCCCTTGCCGACTCCGGGCCGATGGATACGCGCCGAATGTGACCGGACATCTGAAGTCCCCGGATGTCTTTCCAAGTATTCGCGGCAACGTGAACGGATGCGGCGGACCTGCCGGAGGCTTGAGATTCGACGATGTGTCTGGACCTCGGATCCGAAAAGAAATAGAAGCCGCCTTCCTGATACACATAATACAC is a window from the Deltaproteobacteria bacterium genome containing:
- a CDS encoding pyridoxamine 5'-phosphate oxidase family protein, with amino-acid sequence MTVATAEENTPWAAPVYYVYQEGGFYFFSDPRSRHIVESQASGRSAASVHVAANTWKDIRGLQMSGHIRRVSIGPESARALAAYLKKFPFTSEFFSSGAPLKVEDFKQRFNVRLYAFIPERVYYLDNRVRFGFREKVDL